The Methanocaldococcus sp. genome has a window encoding:
- a CDS encoding mechanosensitive ion channel family protein yields the protein MEIFNNTPTHIVIFIAITLLGIVAGKIVDKFIKNYIKKIVSKTKTKLDDIFLDAIDIPTVVIIVVIFFYFGLNFLVLPDYIHKIIESAIKVVVIFSITYFAVKFVDGIFEHYVSPLVEKTKTKLDDHIFKPLKKFTKILIIVLGILTALSSVGYDVTAILAGLGIGGLAVALAMQDTIKNFIAGVLILIDKPFSFGHWVKVGDVEGIVEEIGMRSTRIRTFDYTLITVPNSNLLESSIENLTVRDRRRVLMTIGLTYNTPVEKIKKGKEIITNIVENHPATLPPYRVHFTEYGDWSLNLRVEYFVRNISFDYYLNAVDEINLKIKEEFEKEGIEMAFPTYTVYLEKDNEKDN from the coding sequence ATGGAGATATTTAATAATACTCCAACTCATATAGTTATTTTTATTGCTATTACATTGTTAGGAATTGTTGCAGGAAAAATTGTAGATAAATTTATAAAAAATTATATAAAAAAAATTGTATCTAAAACAAAAACAAAACTTGATGATATTTTTTTAGACGCCATAGATATACCAACAGTTGTAATTATAGTGGTTATATTCTTTTATTTTGGATTGAACTTTTTAGTATTACCTGATTACATTCATAAAATCATAGAAAGTGCTATAAAAGTTGTTGTTATTTTTTCAATAACATACTTTGCTGTTAAGTTTGTTGATGGGATTTTCGAACATTATGTATCACCATTAGTTGAAAAAACTAAAACAAAACTTGATGATCACATATTTAAACCGTTAAAAAAATTTACAAAAATATTAATAATAGTTCTTGGAATATTAACTGCTTTAAGTTCTGTTGGATATGATGTAACTGCTATATTGGCTGGTTTAGGTATTGGAGGTTTAGCAGTAGCACTGGCAATGCAAGATACAATAAAAAACTTTATTGCAGGTGTTTTAATATTAATTGATAAGCCATTTAGTTTTGGACACTGGGTTAAAGTTGGCGATGTTGAAGGAATCGTTGAAGAAATTGGTATGAGAAGTACAAGAATAAGGACATTTGATTATACATTAATAACAGTCCCTAATTCTAATTTGTTGGAATCCTCTATTGAAAATTTAACAGTTAGGGATAGAAGAAGAGTTTTAATGACTATTGGTTTAACTTACAATACACCAGTTGAGAAAATTAAAAAAGGTAAAGAAATAATAACAAATATTGTTGAAAATCATCCTGCCACTCTACCCCCCTATAGAGTTCATTTTACAGAATATGGTGATTGGAGTTTAAATTTAAGAGTAGAATATTTTGTAAGAAATATTAGTTTTGATTATTATTTAAATGCTGTTGATGAGATTAATTTAAAAATAAAAGAGGAGTTTGAGAAAGAAGGAATAGAGATGGCATTCCCAACATATACAGTATATTTAGAGAAAGATAATGAAAAAGATAATTAA
- a CDS encoding ATP-dependent DNA ligase — protein MLWKDVCEIFDKIEKTTKRLEKRDLFIKLIDMVKEKGTPEDLKKICYMAIGRVYPEYDERELGIGEKLLINAVTSIGIKKDELLEKIKETGDIGLAIEKLKSKIKQSYLFFQPLTVDEVYNTLKRVGEIEGEGSVKKKLRLISSLFLRASPIECRYLARLILEDMRIGMNVPTILEALSVYFNVPKEKLEKLYAITNDIGLLAEKLLRGDLDDEELKLKLFRPIKPMLAQIAPSIEEALLEMGRAQFETKYDGARVQIHKDKDKVKIYSRRLEDVTNALPEIVEAVKKINVDQLIVEGECVAIDKNTGKPRPFQDILRRFRRKYDIGKIMKEINLRVYLFDILYKNGESFIDEEFEKRRKVLEEIVGYENDWRTERERIEKELRSDKIIDISYKLVTNDPDEAKEFYNWSLSIGHEGVMIKNLKAPYTPGSRVRTMYKFKPTLENLDVVITKAKRGMGKRKDWYSSFEICVRDEEGNLYPIGHVGTGLTESDLEMLKEEIDKIIIRDLGEEVEVEPKIVIEVAYEEIQKSDKYPCGYALRFPRVVRFRFDKGKDDINTVEDVERIYEIQRGRKQNNK, from the coding sequence ATGCTATGGAAAGATGTTTGTGAAATATTTGACAAAATTGAAAAAACCACTAAAAGATTGGAAAAAAGAGATTTATTTATAAAATTAATTGATATGGTTAAAGAAAAAGGAACGCCAGAAGATTTAAAAAAGATTTGTTACATGGCAATAGGTAGAGTTTATCCAGAATATGATGAAAGAGAATTAGGAATTGGAGAAAAACTTTTAATTAATGCGGTAACATCAATAGGAATTAAAAAAGATGAATTATTGGAGAAAATTAAAGAAACTGGGGATATTGGTTTAGCTATTGAAAAGTTAAAGTCGAAAATTAAGCAGTCCTATTTATTTTTTCAGCCTTTAACTGTAGATGAAGTTTATAATACATTAAAGAGAGTTGGAGAGATTGAAGGAGAAGGTTCAGTAAAGAAAAAGTTGAGATTAATAAGTAGTTTATTTTTAAGAGCGTCACCAATTGAGTGTAGATATTTAGCGAGGTTAATATTGGAGGATATGAGAATAGGGATGAATGTTCCTACTATATTGGAGGCACTTTCAGTTTATTTCAATGTGCCTAAGGAAAAATTGGAAAAATTATATGCTATAACCAATGACATTGGGCTTTTAGCTGAGAAATTATTAAGAGGAGATTTAGATGATGAAGAATTAAAATTAAAACTATTTAGACCAATAAAACCTATGCTGGCACAAATTGCTCCATCAATTGAAGAGGCTTTATTAGAAATGGGTAGGGCACAATTTGAGACAAAGTATGATGGAGCAAGAGTTCAAATACACAAAGATAAAGATAAAGTTAAAATTTACAGTAGGAGATTGGAAGATGTTACAAACGCTCTCCCTGAGATTGTAGAGGCTGTTAAAAAAATTAATGTAGATCAGTTAATTGTTGAAGGAGAATGTGTAGCAATTGATAAAAATACTGGAAAGCCAAGGCCATTTCAAGATATTCTTAGGAGGTTTAGAAGAAAGTATGACATTGGAAAGATAATGAAGGAAATTAATTTGAGAGTTTATTTATTTGACATACTTTATAAAAATGGAGAATCATTTATTGATGAAGAGTTTGAAAAAAGAAGAAAAGTTTTAGAGGAAATTGTTGGTTATGAAAATGATTGGAGAACTGAAAGAGAAAGAATAGAAAAAGAACTGAGATCAGATAAAATTATTGATATATCTTATAAGTTAGTTACTAACGATCCAGATGAGGCAAAAGAGTTTTACAATTGGAGTTTGTCTATTGGGCATGAGGGAGTTATGATTAAAAATCTAAAAGCCCCATATACTCCGGGGAGTAGAGTTAGAACTATGTATAAATTTAAACCAACTCTTGAAAATTTAGATGTTGTTATTACAAAGGCTAAAAGGGGAATGGGTAAGAGAAAAGATTGGTATAGTTCTTTTGAAATTTGTGTTAGGGATGAGGAGGGTAATTTATATCCAATCGGACATGTAGGAACTGGATTGACTGAAAGTGATTTAGAAATGTTAAAAGAGGAGATTGATAAAATAATTATTAGAGATTTAGGGGAAGAGGTAGAAGTTGAGCCAAAAATTGTTATTGAAGTTGCTTATGAAGAAATACAAAAATCTGATAAATATCCCTGTGGATATGCTTTAAGATTTCCAAGAGTTGTAAGATTTAGATTTGATAAAGGTAAGGATGATATAAACACAGTAGAGGATGTAGAAAGAATTTACGAAATTCAAAGAGGTAGAAAACAGAATAATAAGTAA
- a CDS encoding protein-L-isoaspartate O-methyltransferase codes for MNLEEEKRKVIEKLIREGYIKSKRVIDALLKVPREEFLPEHLKKYAYVDTPLEIGYGQTISAIHMVGMMSELLDLKPGMKVLEVGTGCGYHAAVTAEIVGKDGLVVSIERIPELAERAERTLRKLGYDNVIVIVGDGTLGYEPLAPYDRIYVTAAGPKIPEPLIKQLKDGGKLLMPVGRYLQKLILAEKRGDQVIIKDCGPVAFVPLIGKEGFQ; via the coding sequence ATGAACTTAGAGGAAGAGAAAAGGAAAGTTATTGAAAAGTTAATTAGGGAGGGGTATATAAAGAGTAAGAGAGTGATAGATGCATTACTAAAAGTTCCAAGAGAGGAATTTCTTCCCGAACATTTAAAAAAATATGCCTATGTTGATACTCCCTTAGAAATTGGTTATGGTCAAACGATTTCAGCCATTCATATGGTAGGCATGATGAGTGAGTTATTAGATTTAAAGCCAGGAATGAAAGTTTTAGAGGTAGGAACTGGATGTGGTTATCACGCGGCTGTTACTGCTGAAATCGTTGGTAAAGATGGTTTAGTAGTTAGTATAGAAAGAATTCCAGAACTGGCTGAAAGGGCTGAAAGAACTTTAAGAAAATTGGGATATGACAATGTTATTGTGATTGTAGGAGATGGAACTTTGGGTTATGAGCCACTGGCTCCTTATGATAGAATATATGTAACTGCTGCTGGTCCTAAAATTCCAGAGCCGTTAATAAAACAGTTGAAGGATGGAGGAAAATTATTAATGCCAGTAGGTAGATATTTACAAAAATTGATTTTAGCAGAAAAGAGAGGAGATCAAGTTATAATAAAAGATTGTGGTCCAGTAGCATTCGTTCCTTTAATTGGGAAAGAAGGTTTTCAATAA